The Halobacterium sp. CBA1132 genome has a segment encoding these proteins:
- a CDS encoding NAD(P)-dependent oxidoreductase yields the protein MTGAFSVTQSLRRERRLEDSLVLASPELKGSASLSLVVSTKSSTVVVTGALGGVGQWVVDALVDEHEVVGLDQRLPSEGGPEGASFFEVDLTDHGETAELIADADPDAVVHLAAIPDPTSHAGSRVFTNNIESAYNVLDAAGRVGADVVWASSESAYGFPFADSVLKPEYVPIDEAHPLRPEDPYGVSKVSGEAVAEATVRRHSVSVVSVRPSWVQYPGEYLTEQNREAFDIDELAARSEDAPPDGGIGNFWSYIDVRDLASMITAALDTDIDGHEAYLCHADENYLDVDTADLFDALFEDAPPCDTDGDEAAFTTAKAERDLGWTPEYTWREAAEEAVDGPDFA from the coding sequence ATGACCGGAGCGTTCTCCGTCACTCAATCGCTGCGCCGCGAACGACGCCTCGAAGACTCACTCGTCCTCGCGTCCCCGGAATTGAAGGGGTCGGCGTCCCTCTCGCTCGTTGTGAGTACAAAATCATCGACCGTCGTCGTCACGGGTGCGCTCGGCGGCGTCGGACAGTGGGTGGTCGACGCGCTCGTCGACGAACACGAGGTCGTCGGTCTCGACCAGCGACTCCCCAGCGAGGGCGGACCCGAGGGCGCGTCGTTCTTCGAAGTCGACCTGACCGACCACGGGGAGACGGCCGAACTGATTGCGGACGCGGACCCGGACGCCGTCGTCCACCTCGCGGCGATACCGGACCCGACGAGCCACGCCGGTTCGCGAGTGTTCACGAACAACATCGAGAGCGCGTACAACGTCCTCGACGCCGCCGGGCGCGTCGGCGCGGACGTCGTGTGGGCGAGTTCGGAGTCCGCGTACGGATTCCCGTTCGCCGACAGCGTGCTGAAACCCGAGTACGTCCCCATTGACGAGGCCCACCCGCTCCGGCCCGAGGACCCCTACGGCGTCTCGAAAGTCTCCGGGGAAGCCGTCGCAGAAGCGACCGTGCGCCGCCACAGCGTCTCCGTCGTCTCCGTCCGGCCGTCGTGGGTCCAGTACCCCGGCGAGTACCTGACCGAACAGAACCGCGAGGCCTTCGACATCGACGAGCTGGCCGCACGCTCCGAGGACGCGCCGCCGGACGGCGGCATCGGGAACTTCTGGTCGTACATCGACGTGCGCGACCTCGCGTCGATGATTACGGCAGCGCTGGATACCGACATCGACGGCCACGAGGCGTACCTCTGTCACGCCGACGAGAACTACCTCGACGTCGACACCGCCGACCTCTTCGACGCCCTCTTCGAGGACGCGCCGCCCTGTGATACCGACGGCGACGAGGCCGCGTTCACCACCGCAAAAGCCGAACGCGACCTCGGTTGGACGCCCGAGTACACGTGGCGTGAGGCCGCCGAGGAGGCCGTCGACGGGCCGGACTTCGCGTAG
- the xacR gene encoding HTH-type transcriptional regulator XacR, protein MDAKHPVRTTEKTLALVEELMDRGPCGVTELTEGLDMGKSAVHNHLTTLQKHGYVLKTGDEYQLGLKFLEVGGSTRKSMEFYQVAEPEVKSLASETGELANLLVEEQGMGVYLMRSKGDEAVDLDTYAGLRTHLHTTALGKAILAYLPESRVDEIIEHRGLEQKTPRSVGSREELFEVLEDVRDRGYAVDDGERLEGLRCVAAPVKDSSDEVLGAMSVSAPASRVSDDDLHGELPERVLSAANVVELNINY, encoded by the coding sequence ATGGACGCCAAACATCCGGTACGGACAACGGAGAAAACCCTCGCGTTGGTCGAGGAGCTGATGGACCGAGGGCCCTGTGGCGTCACGGAGTTGACCGAGGGCCTCGACATGGGGAAGAGCGCGGTCCACAACCACCTCACGACCCTCCAGAAGCACGGTTACGTCCTCAAGACCGGCGACGAGTACCAACTCGGCCTGAAGTTCCTCGAAGTCGGGGGCTCCACGCGGAAGTCCATGGAGTTCTATCAGGTGGCCGAGCCGGAGGTGAAGTCGCTGGCCAGCGAGACCGGCGAACTCGCGAATCTCCTCGTCGAGGAACAGGGGATGGGCGTCTACCTGATGCGGTCGAAGGGTGACGAGGCCGTCGACCTCGACACGTACGCCGGACTCCGGACGCACCTCCACACGACCGCGCTCGGGAAGGCGATTCTCGCGTACCTCCCGGAGTCCCGCGTCGACGAAATCATCGAGCACCGCGGCCTCGAACAGAAGACACCGCGTAGCGTCGGCAGCCGCGAGGAACTGTTCGAGGTGCTGGAGGACGTCCGCGACCGCGGGTACGCCGTCGACGACGGCGAACGACTCGAAGGACTGCGCTGTGTCGCCGCGCCGGTCAAGGACTCCTCCGACGAGGTGCTGGGCGCGATGAGCGTCTCCGCGCCCGCCAGTCGGGTCAGCGACG